A part of Streptomyces sp. DSM 40750 genomic DNA contains:
- a CDS encoding DUF6624 domain-containing protein: MEPTSGAARPRERVLAAELIRRAEDERRLAQEARSAPTAQARDRIAACHAGNADALRAIVARHGWPTAESVGEPASTAALVILLHAPDLGFQLSCRDLIAEAVADGRCPAVHHAYIADHCAVALNQPQFYGTRINPGTLFPYPIRHPETVDERRHDVGLGPLAEHLRAVRCGLGASGGL; the protein is encoded by the coding sequence ATGGAACCCACATCCGGCGCGGCGCGGCCCCGCGAGCGGGTCCTCGCCGCCGAGCTGATCCGCAGGGCCGAGGATGAGCGGCGGCTGGCCCAGGAGGCCCGGTCCGCCCCCACCGCGCAGGCCCGCGACCGCATCGCCGCGTGCCACGCCGGCAACGCGGACGCCCTCCGCGCGATCGTCGCCCGCCATGGCTGGCCCACCGCCGAGTCGGTCGGCGAGCCGGCCTCCACGGCGGCCCTCGTGATCCTCCTGCACGCTCCCGACCTCGGCTTCCAGCTCTCCTGCCGCGACCTGATCGCCGAGGCCGTGGCGGACGGCCGCTGTCCCGCCGTGCACCACGCCTACATCGCCGACCACTGCGCCGTCGCACTGAACCAGCCGCAGTTCTACGGCACCCGCATCAACCCCGGCACTCTCTTCCCGTACCCCATCCGCCACCCCGAGACCGTCGACGAACGCCGCCACGACGTGGGCCTCGGCCCCCTGGCCGAACATCTGCGGGCGGTGCGGTGCGGGTTGGGGGCGAGCGGCGGGCTCTAG
- a CDS encoding SAM-dependent methyltransferase, which yields MADGHPTPDQEALSKIDTTVPHSARIWNYWMGGKDNYEVDRVAGDAYREIAPNIETMARASRVYLIRTVTFVARERGIRQFLDIGTGLPTYDNTHQVAQKAAPESRIVYVDNDPLVLRHAQALLTSTPEGVTDYVDADLHDPATILEAAGKILDFSKPVALMLMGILGHIQDYEEAKEIVRSLQAALPSGSYFVHYDSTDTDAELKRAQDGYDDTGAVPYVLRSPRQLHAYYEGLELLEPGIVSCPLWRPEPGTTPEPTDVYGGVAYKA from the coding sequence ATGGCAGACGGCCACCCCACTCCCGATCAGGAAGCCCTGTCCAAGATCGACACCACGGTGCCGCACTCGGCCCGCATCTGGAACTACTGGATGGGCGGCAAGGACAACTACGAGGTCGACCGCGTCGCGGGAGACGCCTACCGGGAGATCGCCCCCAACATCGAGACGATGGCCCGCGCCTCCCGCGTCTACCTCATCCGCACGGTCACCTTCGTGGCCCGGGAGCGCGGCATCCGCCAGTTCCTGGACATCGGCACCGGCCTTCCGACGTACGACAACACCCACCAGGTCGCCCAGAAGGCGGCCCCCGAGTCCCGCATCGTCTACGTCGACAACGACCCCCTGGTACTGCGGCACGCGCAGGCCCTGCTCACCAGCACCCCCGAGGGGGTCACCGACTACGTCGACGCGGACCTGCACGACCCGGCCACCATCCTCGAAGCCGCCGGCAAGATCCTCGACTTCAGCAAGCCGGTGGCCCTGATGCTGATGGGCATCCTCGGCCACATCCAGGACTACGAGGAGGCCAAGGAGATCGTCCGCAGCCTCCAGGCCGCCCTGCCGTCGGGCAGCTACTTCGTCCACTACGACAGCACGGACACCGACGCCGAACTCAAGCGCGCCCAGGACGGCTACGACGACACCGGCGCCGTCCCGTACGTCCTGCGCAGCCCCCGGCAGCTGCACGCGTACTACGAGGGCCTGGAACTCCTGGAGCCCGGCATCGTGTCCTGCCCGCTGTGGCGCCCGGAGCCGGGCACGACCCCGGAGCCGACGGACGTGTACGGGGGAGTGGCCTACAAGGCGTAG
- a CDS encoding RidA family protein, protein MTERRAILSGSTFEEQIGYARAVVDGDWVHVSGTTGFDYTTMTISDDVVEQAEQCLRNIEAALAEAECALADVVRVRYLLPDRDDFEPCWPVLRRAFGEVRPAATMLMCGLADPRMKIEIEVYARRATT, encoded by the coding sequence ATGACAGAGCGACGTGCGATCCTCAGCGGCTCGACGTTCGAGGAGCAGATCGGCTATGCCCGGGCCGTGGTCGACGGTGACTGGGTGCACGTGTCGGGGACGACCGGGTTCGACTACACCACGATGACGATCTCCGACGACGTGGTGGAGCAGGCCGAGCAGTGCCTGCGGAATATCGAGGCCGCGCTGGCCGAGGCTGAGTGCGCTCTCGCCGACGTGGTGCGGGTGCGGTATCTGCTGCCCGACCGGGACGACTTCGAGCCCTGCTGGCCTGTTCTGCGCCGCGCGTTCGGGGAGGTGCGGCCGGCCGCCACCATGCTCATGTGCGGTCTCGCCGACCCCCGTATGAAGATCGAGATCGAGGTGTACGCACGGCGGGCCACCACGTGA
- a CDS encoding helix-turn-helix domain-containing protein: MVLGKRLRQLREQAGVSFDDAARAIEVTALTVRRMEKAEVGLRIPYVKELLRTYGVSGAEIEDFLSLAREANQPGWWHKFRDVLPEWFSAYVSLESEAAVIRLYEPQYVPGLLQTHDYAAALMRVGFPNASPEDVDRRVALRLRRQDLLVKPEAPAVWAILDETVLRRPVGGPQVMRAQIDRLAEATERPKVRIQIMRFAAGPHPGAYGPFHYFRFGFSELPDIVYTEGLAGAQYVDQPADVVTYLEVMDRMSVQAEPVARTRDILAALRKEL; encoded by the coding sequence ATGGTTCTCGGCAAACGGCTCCGGCAGCTGCGGGAGCAGGCCGGAGTCTCCTTCGACGACGCCGCCCGCGCCATCGAGGTCACCGCCCTGACGGTCCGCCGCATGGAAAAGGCCGAGGTCGGTCTCCGTATCCCCTACGTGAAGGAGCTGCTGCGCACCTACGGGGTCTCCGGCGCCGAGATCGAGGACTTCCTCTCCCTGGCGCGCGAGGCCAACCAGCCCGGCTGGTGGCACAAGTTCCGCGACGTGCTGCCGGAGTGGTTCAGCGCGTACGTGAGCCTGGAGAGCGAAGCCGCCGTCATCCGTCTCTACGAACCCCAGTACGTACCCGGCCTGTTGCAGACCCACGACTACGCCGCCGCGCTCATGCGTGTCGGCTTCCCGAACGCGAGCCCCGAGGACGTCGACCGCCGGGTCGCCCTGCGCCTCAGACGCCAGGACCTGCTGGTCAAACCCGAGGCACCGGCCGTCTGGGCCATCCTCGACGAGACCGTGCTGCGCCGGCCGGTGGGCGGTCCCCAGGTGATGCGGGCCCAGATCGACCGGCTCGCCGAGGCGACGGAGCGGCCCAAGGTCAGGATCCAGATCATGCGGTTCGCGGCCGGACCCCACCCGGGGGCCTACGGCCCCTTCCACTACTTCCGCTTCGGCTTCTCCGAACTCCCCGACATCGTCTACACCGAGGGCCTCGCGGGCGCCCAGTACGTCGACCAGCCCGCGGACGTCGTGACCTACCTGGAGGTCATGGACCGGATGTCCGTGCAGGCGGAACCGGTGGCCCGGACCAGGGACATCCTGGCGGCACTACGCAAGGAGTTGTGA
- a CDS encoding STAS domain-containing protein → MSVAQNPLSIKVELPRDDAVLLTIEGELDIDTATELQHHLANQLRHGRRHFLLDVSAVPFMDSSGMNIILRTYQEVRRIPGGVYIIAPAPAVRRILDLTGVSITVATVDSVDEALTAVDSGHVAPLPDEPPAKE, encoded by the coding sequence GTGTCCGTTGCCCAGAATCCCCTGTCGATCAAGGTCGAACTGCCCCGGGACGACGCCGTGCTGCTCACGATCGAGGGGGAACTGGACATCGACACGGCGACCGAGCTGCAACATCATCTGGCGAACCAACTACGCCACGGCCGACGGCATTTCCTGCTGGACGTGTCGGCCGTCCCCTTCATGGACTCGTCCGGCATGAACATCATCCTGCGGACCTACCAGGAGGTGCGGCGGATCCCGGGCGGCGTGTACATCATCGCTCCGGCGCCGGCCGTACGGCGGATCCTCGATCTCACCGGCGTCAGCATCACGGTGGCGACGGTGGACAGCGTCGACGAGGCGCTGACCGCCGTGGACTCCGGACACGTCGCCCCCTTGCCGGACGAGCCGCCGGCGAAGGAGTAG
- a CDS encoding SDR family oxidoreductase, with translation MARTVVFLLSDWATGVSGAHLPADRAQNASPPDGH, from the coding sequence GTGGCACGCACGGTGGTGTTCCTGCTCTCCGACTGGGCGACCGGCGTCTCCGGCGCCCATCTGCCCGCCGACCGGGCCCAGAACGCGTCCCCACCGGACGGCCACTGA
- a CDS encoding STAS domain-containing protein: MSGDFPAPYGGPSPYGGTVPVLKLGDVLLVSLQGDLHDGTAEQLQQDISDTVARSGATGVVIDLSGVEIVDSFLGRVLGDIAAQTSLLAARTVVAGMRPAVAITLVELGLTLPGLRTALSTEEAMRLLGESDPTFPRRGHARQESP, encoded by the coding sequence GTGAGCGGCGACTTCCCCGCGCCGTACGGCGGGCCGTCGCCGTACGGCGGAACCGTACCCGTCCTCAAGCTCGGCGACGTCCTCCTGGTGTCGCTCCAGGGCGATCTGCACGACGGCACGGCGGAGCAGCTCCAGCAGGACATCAGCGACACGGTCGCGCGCAGCGGGGCGACGGGCGTGGTCATCGACCTCTCGGGTGTGGAGATCGTCGACTCGTTCCTGGGGCGGGTGCTCGGCGACATCGCCGCCCAGACGAGTCTCCTCGCCGCCAGGACGGTGGTGGCGGGGATGCGGCCGGCCGTGGCGATCACGCTGGTGGAGCTGGGGCTGACCCTGCCGGGACTGCGTACCGCGCTCAGCACCGAGGAGGCGATGCGTCTCCTCGGCGAATCGGACCCGACCTTTCCCCGCCGGGGGCACGCCCGCCAGGAGAGTCCGTGA
- a CDS encoding LysR family transcriptional regulator: protein MERPELPLPQLHAFVVLAEELHFGHAAARLGIAQPPLSQQIRRLEEKVGHALFHRAPGAVTLTPAGRQLLPVARRTLTDLADGLAAARAVGSGRTGRLRIGFAASLALTLLPGLLRTFRQRFPDVELDIHEMTTAPQIAALHDKTIDMGLLREPPDGETELGFKTVLTEPFVAVLPSTHPLAAERTVSVGQLADSPFVLLPRAVGPQLHDRITGLCTAAGFTPRVAQHAVEWQTVCALVEAGLGVSLAPASIRRIRLKGVAFRGIEPRTARTRVAVAWRENDPNPLVANLLATIGHDPPYGS, encoded by the coding sequence ATGGAGCGCCCCGAACTTCCCCTGCCGCAACTGCACGCCTTCGTCGTGCTCGCCGAGGAACTCCACTTCGGCCACGCGGCCGCCCGCCTCGGCATCGCACAGCCCCCGTTGAGCCAGCAGATCCGCCGCCTGGAGGAGAAGGTCGGCCACGCGCTGTTCCACCGAGCGCCGGGAGCCGTCACCCTCACCCCGGCGGGACGACAACTCCTGCCCGTCGCCCGGCGAACCCTCACCGACCTCGCCGACGGCCTGGCCGCGGCCAGGGCCGTCGGCAGCGGCCGAACCGGCCGGCTGCGGATCGGCTTCGCCGCCTCCCTCGCCCTGACGCTCCTGCCCGGCCTGCTGCGTACCTTCCGACAGCGATTCCCCGACGTGGAGTTGGACATCCACGAGATGACCACGGCTCCACAGATCGCCGCCCTGCACGACAAGACGATCGACATGGGACTGCTGCGCGAGCCGCCCGACGGCGAAACGGAGCTCGGCTTCAAGACGGTCCTGACCGAGCCCTTCGTGGCCGTCCTGCCGTCCACACATCCCCTCGCCGCTGAACGAACCGTCTCCGTCGGCCAGTTGGCGGACTCTCCCTTCGTCCTCCTGCCCCGCGCGGTCGGCCCCCAGCTCCACGACCGCATCACCGGCCTGTGCACCGCGGCGGGCTTCACGCCCCGAGTCGCCCAGCACGCGGTGGAGTGGCAGACCGTCTGCGCCCTCGTGGAAGCCGGACTGGGCGTCTCCCTGGCCCCGGCGAGCATCCGGCGCATCCGCCTCAAGGGCGTCGCCTTCCGGGGAATCGAGCCCCGCACCGCCCGCACACGGGTCGCCGTGGCCTGGCGCGAGAACGACCCGAATCCCCTGGTGGCCAACCTCCTCGCGACCATCGGCCACGATCCGCCGTACGGGTCCTAG
- a CDS encoding DUF397 domain-containing protein has translation MARTPNDPVHSGMPAPELGAEGWRKPWSGTNGGSCVEAKRLPDGSVAFRQSTDPDGPALVYSREEIVAFLEGAKAGQADFLIA, from the coding sequence ATGGCAAGGACACCCAACGACCCCGTTCACAGCGGTATGCCCGCACCCGAACTCGGCGCCGAGGGCTGGCGCAAGCCCTGGAGCGGCACCAACGGCGGTTCCTGCGTCGAGGCCAAGCGCCTGCCCGACGGCAGCGTGGCCTTCCGTCAGTCCACCGACCCGGACGGCCCCGCCCTCGTCTACTCGCGGGAGGAGATAGTGGCCTTCCTGGAGGGCGCCAAGGCCGGCCAGGCCGACTTCCTCATCGCCTGA
- a CDS encoding MarR family winged helix-turn-helix transcriptional regulator — MTSEAAELLEVLWGRASTAPVSASQIRVLFILEHNDGINLRTLADALGSTPPSTSRLCDRLEAVGFVERRAGTASRRELSLRLSRRGRSFLVDLRARRERALRSVLEQMPTARRTALLEGLEAFCAAAATQIHEGDATDARSA, encoded by the coding sequence ATGACCTCCGAGGCGGCCGAGCTGCTGGAGGTCCTGTGGGGACGCGCCTCGACGGCGCCGGTGTCCGCCTCCCAGATCCGCGTGCTGTTCATCCTGGAGCACAACGACGGCATCAATCTGCGTACGCTCGCCGACGCCCTCGGCTCCACGCCGCCCTCCACCAGCCGGCTGTGCGACCGACTGGAGGCGGTGGGCTTCGTCGAGCGCCGGGCCGGCACGGCCAGCAGGCGCGAGCTGTCTCTGCGGCTGAGCCGACGCGGACGGTCCTTCCTGGTGGACCTGCGCGCCCGCCGTGAACGCGCCCTGCGGTCCGTGCTGGAGCAGATGCCGACCGCGCGGCGGACCGCGCTGCTGGAGGGGCTGGAGGCGTTCTGCGCCGCCGCCGCGACACAGATCCACGAGGGCGACGCCACCGACGCCCGAAGCGCCTGA
- a CDS encoding anti-sigma regulatory factor: MQTVGGISACLPIHSDLDLVWVRQHVRQAAAQLGFGLVEQTKLVTAASELARNTLVHGGGGQMECEPVDRGGARGLRLTFSDEGPGIADLDQALIDGYTSGDGLGMGLGGARRLVHEFTIDSRPGSGTTVTVTSWMSGAPRPREER; this comes from the coding sequence ATGCAGACCGTCGGCGGCATCTCCGCCTGCCTGCCGATCCACTCGGATCTGGATCTGGTGTGGGTACGGCAGCATGTACGGCAGGCGGCCGCCCAGCTCGGCTTCGGTCTGGTCGAGCAGACCAAACTGGTCACGGCCGCCAGCGAGTTGGCCCGCAACACCCTGGTCCACGGCGGCGGGGGCCAGATGGAGTGCGAGCCGGTGGACAGGGGCGGCGCACGGGGTCTGCGGCTGACGTTCAGCGACGAGGGGCCGGGCATCGCGGATCTCGACCAGGCGCTCATCGACGGCTACACCTCCGGCGATGGCCTGGGCATGGGTCTGGGCGGCGCCCGGCGGCTGGTTCACGAGTTCACGATCGACAGCCGCCCCGGCTCGGGCACCACGGTGACCGTGACCTCCTGGATGTCGGGTGCGCCGCGCCCGCGCGAGGAGCGGTGA
- a CDS encoding ATP-binding SpoIIE family protein phosphatase, with protein MPRVWEVPVHDSTRVRDARVAAEAAAARAGLDESRAAGAALVATELATNLLKHAGGGLMLLDVMARPAPDRADGAASLVQIMAIDHGPGMPDVAGALRDGFSTTSSLGAGLGTCHRVADDFDLHSTVGRGTVALARIGTRPGRRRAPARSPAPAVRAGGVNIPFAGAEFSGDAWAWVRAGDLTTLMLADGLGHGLAAAHASSAAVEQLCRAPELPPAQLLRRLEGALRDTRGAAVAVAQLDTAAGRLLFSGIGNIGARLRTGANWQPMLSRPGIVGAHRAAHLPQHEVAWGDDCLLVLHSDGLPSRWSPGPAAHSPTLDPAVIAAVIVRDASSPARPVRDDTTVAVLSPSPPDHLP; from the coding sequence ATGCCGCGCGTCTGGGAGGTTCCGGTGCACGACTCGACCCGGGTGCGGGACGCCCGGGTGGCCGCCGAGGCCGCGGCCGCGCGGGCCGGGCTCGACGAGAGCCGCGCCGCCGGTGCCGCGCTGGTGGCCACCGAGCTGGCCACCAATCTGCTCAAGCACGCCGGCGGCGGGCTGATGCTGCTGGACGTCATGGCCCGCCCCGCGCCGGACCGGGCGGACGGCGCGGCCTCGCTGGTGCAGATCATGGCGATCGACCACGGGCCGGGGATGCCCGATGTCGCGGGCGCCCTGCGCGACGGCTTCTCGACCACGTCCTCGCTCGGCGCGGGCCTCGGCACCTGCCACCGCGTCGCCGACGACTTCGACCTGCACAGCACCGTCGGCCGGGGCACCGTCGCCCTCGCCCGGATCGGCACCCGGCCGGGGCGCCGACGCGCGCCGGCCCGCTCCCCCGCCCCGGCCGTGCGCGCCGGGGGCGTCAACATCCCCTTCGCCGGCGCGGAGTTCTCCGGCGACGCCTGGGCGTGGGTCCGGGCGGGCGACCTCACCACACTGATGCTGGCCGACGGGCTGGGCCACGGCCTGGCGGCGGCACACGCCTCCTCGGCGGCCGTGGAGCAGCTGTGCCGGGCGCCCGAGCTGCCTCCCGCCCAGCTGCTGCGGAGGCTGGAGGGCGCGCTGCGGGACACCCGGGGCGCGGCCGTGGCCGTGGCCCAACTCGACACCGCCGCCGGACGGTTGCTGTTCTCCGGCATCGGCAACATCGGAGCGCGGCTGCGCACCGGCGCGAACTGGCAGCCGATGCTGTCGCGGCCCGGCATAGTCGGCGCCCACCGGGCGGCGCACCTGCCGCAGCACGAGGTGGCCTGGGGGGACGACTGTCTTCTCGTGCTGCACAGCGACGGCCTGCCGAGCCGCTGGAGTCCGGGCCCCGCCGCCCACAGCCCCACCCTCGACCCCGCTGTGATCGCCGCCGTGATCGTGCGCGACGCGAGCAGCCCCGCCCGGCCGGTACGCGACGACACCACCGTCGCGGTGCTGAGCCCCTCCCCGCCGGACCATCTCCCATGA
- a CDS encoding MarR family winged helix-turn-helix transcriptional regulator → MTGPADLARQVLDVVENLVPLWFSAVEDVTPRLSPRQVLALRAVRHRPELNLTALAEQLGVGLPTASRLCDRLEAAGLLQRYVRLDDRREVRLVVTARGRGLLADVTERLSVRLTEALGALPQAERARVEQALRALG, encoded by the coding sequence ATGACCGGCCCCGCGGATCTCGCCCGGCAGGTTCTCGACGTCGTGGAGAACCTGGTGCCGCTCTGGTTCTCGGCCGTCGAGGACGTCACCCCGCGGCTGTCACCGAGACAGGTCCTGGCGCTGAGAGCGGTGCGCCACCGGCCCGAGCTGAACCTCACCGCCCTGGCCGAGCAGCTCGGCGTCGGCCTGCCCACGGCCAGTCGGCTCTGCGACCGGCTCGAAGCGGCCGGCCTGCTCCAGCGGTACGTCCGGCTCGACGACCGGCGTGAGGTGCGCCTGGTGGTCACCGCGCGTGGACGCGGGCTTCTCGCGGACGTCACCGAGCGCCTGTCGGTGCGTCTGACCGAGGCCTTGGGGGCGCTGCCGCAGGCGGAGCGTGCGCGAGTCGAGCAGGCGCTGCGGGCCCTCGGGTGA
- a CDS encoding STAS domain-containing protein — protein MPEQDTADRRMTPAQEVANFLRGRQEQIAQRWADAALFRTVFTHSRDEAVEAGRAVVDALAAVASAAGVEDAEAGGFHVVREQLARTAASRARAGSTITQISAEVDALRPPVTELLVAELSGVSAEHLRECTTTLTVLMGTLRLVVLETALSDVEEVIDRQRLQLMEVATPVIKLWEGIVAVPLIGTLDSARSQVVMETLLNSIVEQHARFAILDITGVPTVDSLVAQHLMKTVAAARLMGAECIVSGIRPAIAQTIVHLGIDLSSVLTRASLADALAYALREQGTDIVSHDVAGSGPR, from the coding sequence GTGCCGGAACAGGACACGGCAGACCGGCGGATGACACCGGCGCAGGAAGTGGCGAACTTCCTGCGCGGCCGGCAGGAGCAGATCGCGCAGCGCTGGGCCGACGCGGCGCTGTTCCGCACCGTCTTCACCCATTCCCGGGACGAGGCGGTGGAGGCGGGCCGGGCCGTCGTGGACGCGCTCGCCGCCGTGGCCTCCGCGGCCGGCGTCGAGGACGCGGAGGCCGGTGGCTTCCACGTCGTACGCGAGCAGTTGGCGCGGACGGCGGCGTCGCGGGCCCGGGCCGGTTCCACCATCACCCAGATCTCCGCCGAGGTGGACGCGCTGCGGCCGCCCGTCACCGAACTCCTCGTCGCCGAGCTCTCCGGTGTGTCCGCCGAACACCTCCGTGAGTGCACCACGACCCTGACGGTCCTCATGGGCACCCTGCGTCTGGTCGTGCTGGAGACGGCCCTGAGCGATGTGGAGGAGGTCATCGACCGGCAGCGCCTGCAGCTCATGGAGGTCGCCACGCCGGTGATCAAGCTGTGGGAGGGCATCGTCGCCGTCCCCCTGATCGGCACGCTGGACAGCGCGCGCAGCCAGGTCGTGATGGAGACGCTGCTGAACTCGATCGTCGAGCAGCACGCCAGGTTCGCCATCCTGGACATCACCGGGGTGCCTACCGTCGACTCCCTGGTGGCCCAGCACCTCATGAAGACCGTGGCGGCGGCGAGGCTGATGGGAGCCGAGTGCATCGTCTCCGGCATCCGGCCGGCCATCGCGCAGACCATCGTCCATCTGGGCATCGACCTGAGCTCGGTGCTCACCCGCGCGAGCCTCGCGGACGCACTCGCCTACGCGTTGCGGGAACAGGGCACGGACATCGTGTCCCACGATGTCGCCGGTTCGGGGCCCAGGTGA
- a CDS encoding GNAT family N-acetyltransferase: MSELRTDRLLLRGWRKSDLAPWAAMNADPEVREYFPGVLTKEQSEASAARFQADLDERGWGWWAVEVRATGEFIGFTGLDPVEEGMPFSGVEAGWRLARTAWGHGYATEAGRAAVDFGFERLGLAEVLAVTTATNLRSQAVMRRLGMTRDPADDFDDPDVPEGPLRRSVVFRLAARAS, encoded by the coding sequence ATGTCCGAACTGCGAACCGATCGCCTGCTCCTGCGCGGATGGCGGAAGTCCGACCTCGCCCCGTGGGCGGCCATGAACGCCGATCCGGAAGTCCGCGAGTACTTTCCCGGTGTCCTGACGAAGGAGCAGAGTGAGGCGTCCGCCGCCCGCTTCCAGGCCGACCTCGACGAGAGGGGCTGGGGCTGGTGGGCGGTGGAGGTGCGCGCCACGGGCGAGTTCATCGGGTTCACCGGCCTGGATCCGGTGGAGGAGGGCATGCCGTTCTCCGGGGTGGAGGCGGGCTGGCGGCTGGCACGTACGGCGTGGGGCCACGGTTACGCCACGGAGGCCGGGCGGGCCGCCGTGGACTTCGGCTTCGAACGCCTCGGCCTCGCCGAGGTCCTCGCGGTGACCACCGCCACCAATCTCCGCTCCCAGGCGGTGATGCGGCGCCTCGGCATGACCCGGGACCCGGCCGACGACTTCGACGACCCGGATGTGCCGGAGGGACCACTGCGGCGGAGCGTGGTGTTCCGGCTGGCGGCGAGGGCCTCGTAG
- a CDS encoding PP2C family protein-serine/threonine phosphatase, with protein sequence MTRTWHISSVTDAARARIATARLATAHGVSPTDRARLVSVLTAQLRQCLTKGGTWLLTARATTARPGGTRFLVELTSATQRPGEFRRPWRLTVSCSEEVRLPDSEHVAGDPATLAEALFGADEDAALLLEKLGEQEALVAFHREELHQTNQGVLALHAELDAAGRAQRELFAAEQKARKEAEKARGRLTFLADASAALTASLNPDAVVRLLPALLVPRYARTADVWLFDGEDDVRRGGPHPAAAVVAARRGRPQYAADHPGGLPGVDDQPPSALDPTRPLLCVPLMTRRAPLGVLTLSPPDDERWDADDAFMLIELARRAGVALENARRFEHNRDIAETLQRALLTELPTTPGLRLAARYLPATRGLNIGGDWYDAFRQPDGSLITVIGDVTGHGLHAAVMMSQLRTALRAYAVDGKSPGQLLTHLHLFLHHLQPDLYATAVIARFHPHEPTLTWAAAGHPPPVLRSPDGQVRILDAKPGAMLGIPIRQEIADHTVPLPPGSTLALYTDGLVERRAQGIDPGIERLATALGTLRPATLDEDLEASADLLLHPLLDDEHEDDVCLLLCHVHSEPGDLTARLP encoded by the coding sequence ATGACCCGTACCTGGCACATCAGTTCCGTCACCGACGCGGCTCGGGCCCGTATCGCCACCGCGCGGCTGGCCACCGCGCACGGGGTGTCCCCGACCGACCGGGCCCGGCTGGTGTCCGTGCTCACCGCGCAGCTGAGGCAGTGCCTCACCAAGGGAGGCACGTGGCTGCTGACCGCGCGGGCCACCACGGCGCGGCCCGGCGGCACCCGGTTCCTGGTCGAGTTGACGTCGGCGACGCAGCGGCCGGGCGAGTTCCGCCGGCCCTGGCGGCTGACGGTCTCCTGCTCGGAGGAGGTGCGGCTGCCGGACAGCGAGCATGTGGCCGGCGATCCGGCGACGCTCGCGGAAGCCCTGTTCGGGGCCGACGAGGACGCCGCGCTACTGCTGGAGAAGCTCGGCGAGCAGGAGGCGCTGGTGGCGTTCCACCGCGAGGAACTCCACCAGACCAACCAGGGTGTTCTCGCCCTGCACGCCGAGCTGGACGCGGCCGGGCGGGCGCAGCGCGAACTCTTCGCCGCCGAGCAGAAGGCCCGCAAGGAGGCGGAGAAGGCCCGCGGCAGACTCACCTTCCTCGCCGACGCCAGCGCCGCCCTGACGGCGTCCCTGAACCCCGACGCGGTCGTGCGGCTGCTCCCCGCGCTCCTGGTGCCCCGGTACGCCCGCACCGCCGACGTATGGCTGTTCGACGGGGAGGACGATGTGCGCCGGGGCGGCCCGCATCCGGCCGCCGCCGTTGTCGCGGCCCGCCGAGGGCGCCCCCAGTACGCCGCCGACCACCCCGGCGGTCTGCCCGGCGTCGACGACCAGCCGCCCTCGGCGCTCGACCCCACCCGGCCGCTGCTGTGCGTGCCGCTGATGACCCGCCGCGCCCCCCTGGGCGTGCTGACGCTGTCACCGCCCGACGACGAGCGCTGGGACGCCGACGACGCCTTCATGCTGATCGAGCTCGCCCGGCGGGCCGGTGTCGCCCTGGAGAACGCCCGGCGCTTCGAGCACAACCGCGACATCGCCGAGACCCTGCAACGCGCCCTGCTCACCGAGCTGCCCACCACCCCGGGCCTGCGGCTCGCCGCGCGCTATCTGCCGGCCACCCGGGGCCTGAACATCGGCGGTGACTGGTACGACGCCTTCCGCCAGCCCGACGGCAGCCTGATCACCGTCATCGGCGACGTCACCGGCCATGGTCTGCACGCCGCGGTGATGATGAGCCAGCTGCGGACCGCGCTGCGCGCCTACGCGGTCGACGGCAAGAGCCCCGGCCAGCTCCTCACCCATCTGCATCTGTTCCTGCACCATCTGCAGCCCGACCTGTACGCCACCGCCGTCATCGCCCGGTTCCATCCCCACGAGCCCACCCTCACCTGGGCCGCCGCGGGGCATCCGCCGCCGGTGCTGCGCTCGCCCGACGGGCAGGTGCGGATCCTGGACGCCAAGCCCGGCGCGATGCTCGGCATCCCCATCCGACAGGAGATCGCCGACCACACCGTCCCGCTGCCGCCCGGCTCCACCCTGGCCCTCTACACGGACGGGCTGGTGGAACGCCGCGCCCAGGGCATCGACCCGGGCATCGAACGGCTGGCCACGGCCCTCGGGACACTCCGGCCCGCCACGCTCGACGAGGACCTCGAAGCATCGGCCGACCTGCTCCTCCACCCCCTGCTGGACGACGAGCACGAGGACGACGTGTGCCTGCTGCTGTGCCATGTGCACAGCGAGCCGGGCGACCTCACGGCCCGGCTCCCCTGA